In Silene latifolia isolate original U9 population chromosome X, ASM4854445v1, whole genome shotgun sequence, the following proteins share a genomic window:
- the LOC141620137 gene encoding uncharacterized protein LOC141620137: MSHTAKRDFDILDLSGQKFLLWKDDVIAHLGAKGLEHTVEVGNFGTYQEKQQAHIFIRHHMNEGLKNEYLRIRDPSELWARLEERFGHQQYVLLPKLRHEWENLRFQDFTSVNEYNSALFRIASQLEYCGHEVSDFTKIEKTFSTMGKRNIYFQRQIRQSKIEKFTDLIAILLVAEQNDNVLLKNDNLRPSGSITIPEANFVARSGRGRWINKRGRGSDLSRGQNTFKKPHYGKQKAYPENIEKPRTTCNKCGLGGHWARACRTPKHFVDLYQASIRQKNKRPESHFITDAIPLTSNMPKSNMVETDMLESDMIETANYFLDDGAGSSGFNMTSTM; this comes from the coding sequence ATGTCTCACACTGCCAAAAGAGACTTCGATATTCTAGATTTATCTGGGCAGAAATTTCTGCTATGGAAAGACGATGTCATAGCCCATTTGGGAGCCAAGGGCCTCGAACATACTGTTGAGGTAGGTAATTTTGGTACCTACCAAGAAAAGCAGCAGGCTCATATATTTATACGACATCATATGAATGAAGGGCTAAAAAATGAGTATTTGCGAATAAGAGACCCTTCTGAATTATGGGCTCGCCTTGAGGAAAGGTTTGGACATCAACAGTATGTCCTACTCCCTAAACTTCGCCATGAATGGGAAAACTTACGTTTCCAAGATTTTACTTCGGTAAACGAATATAATTCGGCCCTATTTCGCATTGCCTCACAATTGGAGTATTGTGGTCATGAAGTTAGCGACTTCACTAAAATCGAGAAAACATTCTCAACTATGGGCAAACGCAATATTTATTTTCAAAGACAAATAAGGCAAagcaaaattgaaaaattcactGACCTTATTGCAATACTTTTAGTCGCTGAACAAAATGACAATGTTTTGTTAAAAAACGATAATTTGAGGCCAAGTGGATCTATTACAATACCTGAGGCAAATTTTGTTGCTAGAAGTGGGCGTGGACGCTGGATCAATAAGAGAGGACGTGGTTCTGACCTAAGTAGAGGTCAAAATACGTTTAAAAAACCACATTACGGAAAGCAGAAGGCTTATCCCGAAAATATTGAAAAACCTAGAACTACTTGTAATAAGTGTGGTCTAGGAGGACACTGGGCTCGCGCGTGTCGCACGCCAAAACACTTTGTCGACCTCTACCAGGCATCCATCAGGCAAAAGAATAAAAGGCCTGAGTCACATTTTATTACTGATGCCATACCATTAACATCCAATATGCCTAAATCAAACATGGTTGAGACTGACATGCTTGAATCAGATATGATCGAAACGGCAAACTACTTTCTGGATGATGGCGCCGGGAGTAGTGGATTCAATATGACATCTACTATGTAG